Proteins from one Orenia marismortui DSM 5156 genomic window:
- the hydA gene encoding dihydropyrimidinase, with protein MSLLIKNGTIITATDTFKADLLIEGEKIISIGKDLTIEQGEIIDATDQYILPGAIDVHTHLEMPFGGTVSADSYEAGTRAAACGGVTTVFDFAIQNEGQGLIETINKRDKLCAPQACVDYAFHVAITDLRAEVLGELEDAVAYGVPSFKAFMAYKKAGLMIDDAVLADLLEKSKEVRALIGVHAENADLVESRTEKFLAEGKTSAWYHYLSRPEFVEAEANKRAIHLAKSLDAPIYIVHLANAEGMDEVTKARDEGYEIYAETCPQYLHFTKEVYKREDGRNFVCSPPMKSQESQAALWEGIKRGDISVVATDHCPFQSEEKDWGEDDFSKIPNGCMGVENLYPYMLSEANKGRISFNKVVELCSSNPARIFGCAPDKGTIAPGADADLVIYDPKQEFTITQDKMHSDVDHTIWEGLQLKGYPRMTFSRGRLVFKEGKFLGEAGWGNFIKRSLDK; from the coding sequence ATGAGTTTATTAATTAAGAATGGAACTATTATTACTGCTACTGATACATTTAAAGCAGATTTATTAATAGAAGGGGAAAAGATTATAAGTATTGGAAAAGATCTAACAATAGAACAAGGAGAAATTATTGATGCTACAGATCAATATATTTTGCCAGGAGCTATAGATGTTCATACCCATTTAGAGATGCCCTTTGGAGGAACAGTCTCTGCTGATAGTTATGAAGCAGGAACTAGAGCAGCTGCTTGTGGTGGTGTGACTACAGTCTTTGATTTTGCTATCCAAAATGAAGGACAAGGTTTGATAGAAACGATTAATAAGCGAGATAAGTTATGTGCTCCTCAGGCTTGTGTAGATTATGCTTTTCATGTTGCAATAACTGATTTAAGAGCAGAAGTTTTAGGGGAATTAGAGGATGCTGTAGCTTATGGAGTCCCTAGTTTTAAAGCTTTTATGGCTTATAAGAAGGCAGGATTAATGATAGATGATGCTGTTTTGGCAGATTTATTAGAAAAATCAAAAGAGGTCAGAGCTTTAATTGGGGTTCATGCTGAAAATGCTGACTTAGTTGAAAGTAGAACTGAAAAATTTTTAGCAGAAGGAAAGACTTCGGCGTGGTATCATTATTTAAGTCGGCCAGAATTTGTAGAAGCAGAGGCCAATAAGCGAGCAATCCATTTAGCTAAATCCTTAGATGCTCCTATATATATTGTTCATCTGGCTAATGCAGAAGGGATGGATGAAGTCACCAAAGCTAGAGATGAAGGTTATGAAATTTATGCTGAAACCTGTCCTCAATATTTACATTTTACTAAAGAGGTCTATAAACGAGAAGATGGAAGAAATTTTGTCTGTTCACCACCTATGAAAAGCCAAGAGAGCCAAGCTGCTCTTTGGGAAGGGATTAAAAGAGGCGATATCTCTGTAGTGGCTACAGATCATTGCCCATTCCAGAGTGAAGAGAAGGATTGGGGTGAGGATGATTTTTCTAAGATTCCAAATGGATGTATGGGTGTAGAAAATTTATATCCTTATATGCTAAGTGAGGCTAATAAAGGCAGAATCTCTTTTAATAAGGTTGTTGAATTATGTTCAAGCAATCCAGCTAGAATTTTTGGTTGTGCGCCTGATAAAGGAACTATTGCCCCAGGAGCAGATGCAGATTTAGTTATTTATGATCCTAAGCAAGAATTTACTATTACTCAAGATAAGATGCATTCTGATGTTGACCATACTATCTGGGAAGGTCTACAATTAAAAGGTTATCCAAGGATGACTTTTTCTAGAGGTAGATTGGTATTTAAAGAAGGAAAATTTTTAGGAGAAGCTGGATGGGGTAACTTTATTAAGCGGAGTTTGGATAAATAG
- a CDS encoding NCS1 family nucleobase:cation symporter-1: protein MSIKTQREINGLYELTSSATKRIADSKYYNKDLAPTQLKERSWKTHNIAALWVGMSVCIPTYMMASGLMAAGLSWWQAILNILIGNLIVLIPMQLNSHAGTKYGIPYPVFARLSFGIKGANIAAMARGLIGAGWFGIQTWIGGGALNSVLAALSPSWASWSGGIWVSFLIFWALNVWIAYKGPETIKFMESWGAPILGFLSLSLMAWAYFSVKSHGHGVMEILNMPASYGQGEFWKIFLGGLTANIAFWSTLALNIPDFSRYAKSQKDQFMGQLLGLPMTMAAFAFVGVFVTGATGIIFNEFIWDPVAVIAKIGSPAAAIFGAVGVVVATLTTNIAANVVATANDISNLKPDKISFSTGALITGVLGMVIMPWKLLSSAGAYIFGWLGTYGILLAPLAGIYIADYYIYRNKQIHVEDLFKGESSRYWYQNGYNKKALQVWVLCAAPAIVGKFISSLGFLAENGWIIGFILSIVVYPLMMREEENSVLSEDENMMITEFSAEEAI, encoded by the coding sequence ATGAGTATTAAAACTCAAAGAGAGATAAATGGTTTATATGAATTGACTAGTTCTGCAACTAAAAGAATTGCAGATAGCAAATATTATAATAAAGATTTGGCTCCTACTCAATTGAAGGAGAGAAGTTGGAAAACTCATAATATTGCAGCTTTGTGGGTAGGAATGTCTGTTTGTATTCCGACTTATATGATGGCTTCGGGTTTGATGGCTGCTGGATTATCGTGGTGGCAAGCTATATTAAATATTTTAATAGGGAATTTAATTGTATTGATTCCAATGCAGTTAAACTCTCATGCTGGAACTAAATATGGAATTCCTTATCCTGTATTTGCTCGCTTAAGTTTTGGGATTAAAGGAGCTAATATTGCGGCAATGGCCAGAGGTTTAATTGGAGCTGGTTGGTTTGGGATTCAGACTTGGATTGGTGGAGGAGCTTTAAATAGTGTTTTAGCAGCTTTAAGTCCAAGTTGGGCAAGTTGGTCAGGTGGAATTTGGGTTTCCTTTCTAATCTTTTGGGCTTTAAACGTTTGGATTGCCTATAAAGGTCCTGAAACTATTAAGTTTATGGAATCTTGGGGTGCACCAATTTTAGGCTTCTTATCATTAAGTTTAATGGCTTGGGCTTATTTTAGTGTAAAATCTCATGGGCATGGAGTAATGGAAATTTTAAATATGCCAGCAAGTTATGGCCAAGGAGAATTTTGGAAGATATTCTTAGGTGGGCTAACTGCTAATATAGCTTTCTGGTCAACTTTAGCATTAAATATTCCTGATTTCAGTCGTTATGCTAAAAGTCAAAAAGATCAATTTATGGGTCAATTATTGGGATTACCAATGACTATGGCAGCATTTGCTTTTGTAGGAGTATTTGTAACAGGAGCTACTGGAATTATTTTTAATGAATTTATTTGGGATCCAGTAGCAGTTATTGCTAAAATAGGGAGTCCTGCTGCTGCTATTTTTGGAGCAGTTGGGGTTGTAGTAGCTACTTTAACTACTAATATAGCTGCTAATGTAGTAGCAACCGCTAATGATATCTCTAACTTAAAACCTGATAAGATTTCTTTTAGTACTGGTGCTTTAATTACAGGGGTTTTAGGAATGGTTATTATGCCATGGAAGTTATTATCTAGTGCAGGAGCTTATATATTTGGTTGGTTAGGAACTTATGGTATTTTATTAGCTCCATTAGCTGGGATTTATATTGCTGATTATTATATCTACCGCAATAAACAGATTCATGTAGAAGATTTATTTAAAGGTGAAAGTAGCCGATATTGGTATCAAAATGGTTATAATAAAAAGGCGCTTCAGGTTTGGGTCTTGTGTGCTGCTCCAGCGATAGTAGGTAAATTTATCAGTAGTTTAGGATTTTTAGCTGAGAATGGTTGGATTATAGGGTTTATATTGTCTATTGTTGTATATCCGCTGATGATGAGAGAAGAAGAGAATTCAGTCTTATCAGAGGATGAGAATATGATGATTACTGAATTTTCAGCAGAGGAAGCAATTTAG
- a CDS encoding M20/M25/M40 family metallo-hydrolase yields MTELLTELKKISLELNDNAINFAQKLIQTPSISGTEKDVADLLLAEMKRLGYDEVFRDDMGNVVGIVEGTKEGPVIMYNSHMDHVSPGDPNNWEGYDPYGGEIDICKVDNQDGEEEEAECIHGRAASDVKGGEAAQVYAGGVLAKLKEQGYDFKGKFIFTGVVQEEPAEMVGMNHLIDKTFKEEGIDYDAMVSSEATSLKLYCGHRGRVEMLATVYGRTSHGSAPWLGINAIYKSMPLISKIKDELYLSLPQDEELGQASLSLNIIECSPGALSIVPDKCMLSIDRRTIPGESAETALDEIQNLIDQIVSEDEDFKADVKVKTALEKSYTGVEYEVPKVMAPWKISTEHPFVKAAVSALEELDEPVKYGYWDFGTDASKTAGIDRKPTIGYSPMQEQYAHTPYDKVRIDYISRAIVGNSAIYLKAVEAGKEAFEELSW; encoded by the coding sequence ATGACAGAGTTATTAACAGAATTGAAAAAGATTAGTTTAGAGTTAAATGATAATGCAATTAATTTTGCTCAAAAATTAATTCAAACCCCAAGTATTAGTGGGACTGAAAAGGATGTAGCAGATTTATTATTGGCAGAGATGAAGAGGTTAGGTTATGATGAAGTCTTTAGAGATGATATGGGAAATGTAGTAGGAATAGTTGAAGGGACTAAAGAAGGACCAGTAATTATGTATAACTCACATATGGACCATGTTAGCCCGGGAGATCCAAATAACTGGGAAGGATATGATCCTTATGGTGGTGAGATTGATATTTGTAAGGTAGATAACCAAGATGGTGAAGAAGAAGAAGCAGAATGTATTCATGGTAGAGCAGCTTCTGATGTTAAAGGTGGAGAAGCAGCTCAGGTTTATGCAGGGGGAGTTTTAGCTAAATTAAAAGAACAAGGCTATGATTTTAAAGGTAAATTCATCTTTACAGGAGTAGTTCAAGAGGAACCGGCAGAGATGGTAGGAATGAATCATTTAATTGACAAGACCTTTAAAGAAGAAGGGATTGACTATGATGCTATGGTATCTTCTGAAGCAACTTCATTGAAGCTTTATTGTGGTCATCGTGGTCGAGTAGAGATGTTGGCTACTGTTTATGGACGTACTTCTCATGGGAGTGCACCGTGGTTAGGTATCAATGCTATCTATAAGTCCATGCCTTTGATTTCTAAAATTAAAGATGAATTATATCTATCATTGCCTCAAGATGAAGAGTTGGGTCAGGCTTCTTTATCACTAAATATTATTGAATGTTCTCCAGGGGCACTATCTATTGTACCAGATAAATGTATGCTATCAATTGATAGAAGAACTATTCCAGGAGAGAGTGCTGAAACTGCTCTTGATGAGATTCAAAATTTAATAGATCAAATAGTTAGTGAAGATGAAGATTTTAAAGCAGATGTTAAGGTTAAAACTGCTTTAGAAAAGTCATATACTGGCGTGGAATATGAAGTACCTAAAGTAATGGCACCTTGGAAGATTAGTACAGAACATCCTTTTGTAAAGGCAGCAGTTAGTGCTTTAGAAGAATTAGACGAGCCGGTAAAATATGGATATTGGGACTTTGGAACTGATGCTAGTAAGACAGCTGGGATTGATAGAAAACCAACTATTGGTTACTCTCCAATGCAAGAACAATATGCTCACACTCCTTATGATAAAGTGAGAATAGATTATATAAGTAGAGCAATAGTAGGAAATTCAGCGATTTATCTTAAGGCTGTTGAAGCTGGGAAAGAAGCATTTGAAGAATTATCATGGTAA
- a CDS encoding aminotransferase class III-fold pyridoxal phosphate-dependent enzyme: MVKDKFNDAESIKVKDKKSNLHSWSAQNNVDPKVITKAEGIYYWDHTGQKYFDMSSQLVNVNIGHGNKKVIDAIKEQAEKLPYIGPAHAVDVRAELATKLLEVAPDNMGKVFFTIGGAEANENALKIAKMFTGRNKVMSRYRSYHGATYGAANLTGEPRRFTCEPGIPGFIKFFDPYLYRSPIEFNNEEEASQYYLDQLREQIIYEGRESIAAIFLETVTGSNGVIIPPKGYLQGIRKICDEFGILMVCDEVMAGFGRTGKWFACNNWDVEPDLITFAKGVTCGYVPLGGVLVRRDIAQYFNDNTLMCGLTYSAHPMGCAAGLATLEVYEEEKLIENSRAMEVVLGSELENLKAKHPSVGDVRYIGLFSAIELVKDKVSKEPLVSYGQDPDGIMPQILTSLKEKGFSTYSHENIIIIAPPLTIKEREIREAMSIMDEVLTEVDDMVV, encoded by the coding sequence ATGGTTAAAGATAAGTTTAATGACGCAGAAAGTATAAAAGTGAAAGATAAGAAGAGTAATCTTCATTCGTGGAGTGCTCAAAACAATGTAGACCCTAAGGTGATAACTAAGGCAGAAGGAATCTATTATTGGGATCATACTGGCCAAAAGTATTTTGATATGTCATCCCAATTAGTTAATGTTAATATTGGTCATGGAAATAAAAAAGTAATCGATGCAATTAAAGAACAGGCAGAAAAATTACCTTATATAGGTCCGGCTCATGCAGTTGATGTTAGAGCAGAGTTAGCTACTAAACTATTAGAAGTTGCACCGGATAATATGGGTAAAGTATTCTTTACCATTGGTGGGGCAGAAGCAAATGAAAATGCATTAAAGATCGCCAAGATGTTTACTGGTCGAAATAAGGTGATGTCTAGATATCGTTCTTATCATGGGGCGACTTATGGAGCAGCCAATTTAACAGGAGAGCCAAGAAGATTCACCTGTGAACCTGGAATTCCTGGGTTTATTAAATTCTTTGATCCTTATTTATATCGTAGTCCAATTGAATTTAATAATGAAGAGGAGGCTAGTCAATATTATTTAGATCAACTAAGGGAACAGATAATTTATGAAGGTCGAGAGAGTATAGCTGCTATCTTTTTAGAAACTGTAACTGGTAGTAATGGAGTGATTATTCCTCCAAAAGGATATTTGCAAGGGATTAGAAAGATATGTGATGAGTTTGGTATTTTAATGGTTTGTGATGAAGTAATGGCTGGTTTTGGTAGGACAGGTAAATGGTTTGCTTGTAATAACTGGGATGTAGAGCCAGATTTGATTACATTTGCTAAAGGAGTGACTTGTGGTTATGTGCCTTTAGGAGGAGTACTAGTTAGAAGAGATATCGCTCAATACTTTAATGATAATACTTTAATGTGTGGACTAACTTATAGTGCTCATCCAATGGGTTGTGCAGCTGGATTAGCTACCTTGGAAGTTTATGAAGAAGAGAAGTTAATAGAAAATTCCAGGGCAATGGAAGTAGTTTTAGGATCAGAATTAGAAAATTTAAAAGCCAAACATCCATCTGTAGGTGATGTTAGATATATTGGTCTTTTCTCAGCAATAGAGCTGGTTAAGGATAAAGTAAGTAAAGAACCACTAGTAAGTTATGGTCAAGATCCCGATGGAATAATGCCTCAAATTTTAACTAGTCTGAAAGAAAAAGGCTTTTCGACTTATTCCCATGAGAATATTATTATCATAGCACCACCTTTGACTATTAAAGAAAGGGAGATTAGAGAAGCGATGTCAATTATGGATGAGGTCTTAACTGAAGTTGATGATATGGTTGTTTAA
- a CDS encoding 4Fe-4S dicluster domain-containing protein, with translation MSVKINKSLCNGCGNSKESRCMRVCPGNLIYKNKDNQAEIRDKRECWDCAACVKECPRQAIEMYLPVEIGGRGSTLQAQDLGDKIVWKLNKLDGSVEEFNIQNKLWFNSNL, from the coding sequence ATGTCAGTAAAAATTAATAAAAGTTTATGTAATGGGTGTGGAAATAGTAAAGAATCCCGTTGTATGAGAGTTTGTCCTGGTAATTTAATATATAAGAATAAAGATAATCAAGCTGAAATAAGGGACAAACGGGAATGCTGGGACTGTGCTGCTTGTGTTAAAGAATGCCCAAGGCAAGCTATCGAAATGTATTTACCAGTGGAAATTGGTGGGAGAGGTTCTACTTTACAGGCACAAGACTTGGGCGATAAGATAGTCTGGAAGTTAAATAAATTAGATGGTTCTGTAGAGGAGTTTAATATTCAAAATAAGTTATGGTTTAATTCAAATTTATAA
- a CDS encoding adenylyl-sulfate reductase subunit alpha, which produces MKNIEIVKLNTDILIIGGGAAGCYAGARIKEEDPKSDVLIVDKAHIKRSGCLAAGISAINAYLNPGVTPRDFLDYVKNDSEGLVRDDLVYTLAQGLNKASNWLEKWGLPFLKDEVGNYVAKGKRSVKINGEHIKPIMAKAVKESGVEVLNRVNITNYILIDNKVSGAFGFSVRENKFYVIQAKAVICATGGASGIYKPNNPGAARHKMWYSPFNTGAGYAMGIRAGAEMTTFEMRFIALRTKDTISPTGVLAQSFKAKQINRDGLEYQEQYKKNSTPYRLHATLYENQRGKGPCYLDVTHLNDDSNNRLKRSFLNMSPGIVLKWADSEVEPNQNPVEIYGTEPYIVGGHSQSGYWVDSKRRSTLEGLYAAGDVAGGAPKKYVTGAMVEGEIAGLDALNYIGNLEYVEVSDKIIDKELDRVFSPLEKSEGFLPEDLEERLQKIMDEYAGGLSSNYRLDEGKLIRARKELKILKEDLTRARAKDIHQLMNLHEVIDRVDVARVLVEHLLYRKETRWRCYQERVDYPNKDDKNWFKFVNSIYDPELDKIKIIERDHIKLGDLDVSKN; this is translated from the coding sequence ATGAAAAATATCGAAATCGTTAAATTGAATACTGATATCTTAATCATCGGTGGTGGAGCTGCTGGATGTTATGCTGGAGCTAGGATAAAGGAAGAAGACCCTAAAAGCGATGTTCTAATAGTTGACAAAGCCCATATTAAGCGGAGTGGTTGTTTGGCAGCAGGAATTAGTGCAATTAATGCCTATTTAAATCCTGGAGTAACTCCAAGGGATTTTTTGGATTATGTTAAGAATGATTCAGAAGGATTAGTCAGAGATGATCTAGTTTATACTCTAGCACAGGGATTAAATAAAGCAAGCAATTGGCTGGAAAAATGGGGATTACCCTTCTTGAAGGATGAAGTTGGTAATTATGTAGCTAAGGGTAAGCGGAGTGTTAAGATTAATGGTGAGCATATTAAGCCGATTATGGCTAAAGCTGTTAAAGAGAGTGGAGTAGAGGTTCTAAATAGGGTTAATATTACTAATTATATACTAATAGATAACAAAGTTAGCGGAGCCTTTGGTTTTTCAGTAAGAGAGAATAAGTTTTATGTTATTCAAGCTAAGGCTGTTATCTGTGCTACAGGAGGAGCTTCTGGAATTTATAAACCTAATAATCCAGGGGCAGCGAGACATAAGATGTGGTATTCTCCTTTTAATACTGGAGCAGGATATGCTATGGGTATTAGGGCTGGAGCAGAGATGACTACCTTTGAAATGAGGTTTATTGCGTTAAGAACGAAGGATACTATTTCTCCTACAGGTGTTCTGGCTCAAAGTTTTAAGGCGAAACAAATTAATAGAGATGGATTAGAGTATCAAGAGCAGTATAAGAAGAATTCTACCCCGTATAGATTACATGCCACCCTATATGAGAATCAGCGGGGGAAGGGGCCTTGCTATTTAGATGTTACTCATTTAAATGATGATAGTAATAATCGTTTAAAGCGATCATTTTTAAATATGTCTCCAGGGATTGTCTTGAAATGGGCTGATAGTGAGGTGGAACCTAATCAAAATCCAGTTGAGATTTATGGAACAGAACCCTATATTGTAGGGGGACATTCTCAATCAGGCTATTGGGTTGATAGTAAAAGAAGGAGTACCTTAGAAGGTTTATATGCAGCTGGAGATGTAGCTGGAGGAGCACCTAAAAAGTATGTTACTGGTGCTATGGTTGAAGGTGAGATAGCAGGGCTTGATGCTTTGAATTATATTGGCAATCTAGAATATGTAGAAGTTAGTGATAAAATTATAGATAAGGAGCTGGATAGAGTATTCTCTCCTTTAGAGAAATCGGAAGGTTTTCTTCCTGAAGATCTCGAAGAAAGATTACAAAAGATTATGGATGAATATGCTGGTGGCTTAAGCAGTAATTATCGTTTGGATGAAGGAAAGCTTATTAGAGCTAGAAAAGAGCTTAAAATATTAAAAGAAGATTTAACTAGAGCAAGAGCCAAAGATATTCATCAGTTGATGAATCTACATGAAGTTATTGATCGGGTGGATGTAGCTAGAGTGCTAGTGGAACATCTACTATATAGAAAAGAGACTCGTTGGAGATGTTATCAAGAGAGAGTTGATTATCCAAATAAAGATGATAAAAATTGGTTTAAATTTGTCAATTCTATTTATGATCCAGAGCTTGACAAGATTAAAATTATTGAAAGAGATCATATAAAGTTAGGTGATTTAGATGTCAGTAAAAATTAA